The window CCTCTGCACCCTACTCGGTGTTCCCTGATGCTCAACAATTCCTGAGATGGCTGCGCAACAATGGCTGCACCGTCGGTATCGTCAGCAACGCCGAGTACCGGTACAAGGACGTCGTCCTACCTGCACTTGGTCTCAATGAGGTAAATTCTGCAAATTTTTCTGCAGATATTATCAGCTGATTAATCGAACCACAAAATTCACAATTACTCCGACAGATAGGTGGCATGGCATTTGCCGTTCTTGTTTTCGTTTTTAGCTGTATGTGTGCACTTTCGTGGTGTAGAGGTCGAGAGTATACTTAAAATTTTCTCAAGTTCAATAAAACTTCCATTATATTAAGAAAATTCAGTGAATTTGAATTGCTCATTCTGATGCTGATTTGGGTGTGTTTGAACTCTGAAGGGGTCGGAGTGGGATTTCGGGGTGTTCTCGGGGATCGTGGGCGTGGAGAAGCCGGACAGGAGGATGTACGAGGCGGCGCtggagatggccggcggcgtggcggcggcggaggctctGCACATCGGCGACAGCATGCGCAAGGACTacgcgccggcgcggcgggccGGGATGCACGCGCTGCTGCTGGACAGGTTCCGCACGGCCGAGGCGGAGGGCTGGCGGCggtccggcgccgccgtgctccccgacctcgccgccgcccgggagtggctcaccgccgccgcggcgccgccggcgacggcggcgtggaggaggagcCCGTCGTCGCAGCTGACCGCTGAGTCGTCTGAATAAATTGTAACGCAGCGACCAAGAATGCGGTGGAAAAAAACATGTGGAATTTCACGGCAAGTTTGGATGCAAATCGAGAGAATTTCACGGCAAATCGAATTTGGTTTGCCAAAATCTGTGTCGAAGACTTCAAATTCTCTGTTGTCACTTTTGTGGTGTTCGGTTTCTACTGAAAATAAAGATTAGTTAGGAcacgaaaataaaaaaaatatattagtgtaggattaattgagtttaattattataaaattaaaaatttagatttttttaatattttaaaacagcttttataaaaagtttttatacggaATACaacatttagcagtttaaaaaacatcctaataaaatttaaaataaaattttttctCAATCAGAAAAAGAACATGGCTTTTATCAGCAAAAAGTTAGGGAAAACTACACCAAAGATGGttatcttcctttttctttccaaATTCGTTGTCAAAATCACGAGTAGTAAATTTCGAATTCACGAAAATTTCTTTCAAATAAGGCTCCGATACTCCGAatttcttaataaaaaaaagagtaaccATTAGGATGGGCCCACATTACAGTGACACCGCGATATGCAATTGCAAGTCGAAATATCCATCCACGAGCCTTCGCCGAGCCGAGTTGGAGAAGGCGAGCGATGCTGCGCGCTtgcggcggcgcgtcgccggcggcggcggcggcggcggtgcccgcGCTCGTCAGGGCGCGCCTCGCGAAGCAGGCCTCCTCCGCAGCCcacgcggccgccaccgccaccgcctccgcttcctcctccctctccgcgctGGGAGAGGTCGCCGCCGGGCGCAAAGGTCTAGTCTAGTCTCTGCGGCATTTTGCCGAACGGCTGTCGGTCGCGCCGCGAAAGTGTCCTCTCCCATCTTGCTTCTTCTGATTACGCGGCGAAACCGCTCGCGCCATGGCGGTTGCTTGCGCTTGCGGAAATGCTCAAGTGGATTGTGGCTGCATTTACCTGCGACGCTGCAGTTCGTTCTTGTTGAGTGGCTGACATTGATCCACTCATCGTTTGATTCACCTGTAACTGTAACCAGTAATCATTAATATCTATTGTTAATTGTAGCTGACTTCCAGAAGCATATTTGCTTTGTTGAAACTAATTGTATGAGAAGCGAGGTTTTGTGTAGAGATGTGCCTAATCATTGCTCTATAGAACTAATAGGTTGGTCCTCATTAACCCTCTAGAGTCAGGGGTTAGCAATTCTctagagttttttttcctttcggcATAATGCAGAGTACTCTGGTGTTGCATTATCCATAATTATACCGTTCTGTACAGTAAGTATTATGAAGTGGTGATAGTCCTCTTATGTCAAAAATAGTTTTATGTCTCCTAGAGATGGCTCATAATTAGTTTTGGAAGTTTTAAATCATTATAATGCCTAAGCACAAAGTGGAGTTGAATTTTCCAATTGGAATGCATTGTCTATTTGTTGTCTAGATCTCTCTTGTATTGTCAAACTGGAAATAAAGCATAGCTGATTCTTCCTTTTTTGGGTTAATAATAGGCTATGGTTAGGAGCTACTAGACTTGGAGGctggaatcttttttttttctttcacttgAGTTGACATAAAGACTAacttcaaacattttttttaggttTGGCAAGAGTAGTATTAAAGAAAGGAAAGACCCAAATATTTCGAGATGGGAGTCCGATGGTGTATAGTGGTGCTGTTGATAGAATAATTGGTCGACCTCCTCCAAAAACTGGTGATGTTGTTCTTGTAGCTGATGGGGCAGAGAAACCTATTGGATGGGGTCTCTATAACTCTGTGTCCATGTTTTGTGTTCGGCTGATGCAACTAGAAGAAGAGGCAAAAAGGTGACAAGGTCACAAGTTGAAGTTCTCTGTTTACAGACAATTTGAGAACATGGCCTAATATTTTccctattttttttgtttacagGGATCCAACATGTGCACTAAATATGGAAAGACTGCTTGAGGCAAGGATTTTATCTGCTGTGGATTTACGGCGCAGTTTAGGTCTCCCTTCAGTTCACACAAATGCTTATCGTCTCATCAACAGTGAAGGGGACAGGTATATATTATTCTTGAGTCTCGACTTATGTTATATGGTCAAGGTCACCAAAGGTACCATGTCAAGATCAATCATCACAAGAAGTGTAATCAGTGCAGAACTATTTGGACTTCTAGTTCTAGAGTATATTTGACCTCCAAAATCCAAATTGCATTGTTCCAATATATTCGCACGAAgaataatttttattattgttttgaaATGCAGATTGTCTGGTCTAATAGTGGATATCTTTGCTGATGTTGCTGTAGTTGCTTCATCTGCTGCTTGGGTTGAGAAATATAGGCATGAAATCCAGTTCCTTGTTAACAAAGTCAGT of the Oryza sativa Japonica Group chromosome 2, ASM3414082v1 genome contains:
- the LOC4328456 gene encoding uncharacterized protein is translated as MSLLSKLRLVTVDVTGTLIAYKGQLGDYYCMAAKSAGMPCPDYKRMHEGFKAAYTEMTVRHPCFGHASNMPNIDWWKMCVKDSFIRAGYEYDDATFEKIFRRIYSTFGSSAPYSVFPDAQQFLRWLRNNGCTVGIVSNAEYRYKDVVLPALGLNEGSEWDFGVFSGIVGVEKPDRRMYEAALEMAGGVAAAEALHIGDSMRKDYAPARRAGMHALLLDRFRTAEAEGWRRSGAAVLPDLAAAREWLTAAAAPPATAAWRRSPSSQLTAESSE